The Terriglobales bacterium genome has a window encoding:
- a CDS encoding transglycosylase SLT domain-containing protein yields MVLRKLLALVLAVALIATGSPAFAAGKRKSTRNRSAAIAARVQRMSRAFVASADLRPMAEQLLENRTPAAYAGVQKFAEAHNNEDAGALAWLVIGYAHLLDNQYANATPALKKAQPHAGELRDYVDYFLAMSQGMGGDSQDVLVTLHQFETNYPGSLFIRDAAVLEGNALVATGQPKAAIDLLEAHRSPIRADIELALGRAQMHAEDYAQATESFRHVYYQMPIAPEATDAYTELQRLGPRRLPPPSFADRKKRAELLAENRRAAEAAAEYKDLIENAPAAEVYALKVALGGALWKAGRSGEARDLLQKLPDTDDERNAQRLYYLVEISRSDSKRLGDLITHLRESAPQSPWLQEALLAVANQYLLQKDYASSARFFEELASRFPAGKYASFANWKAAWLQLRQGDVESAKLAFERHIALYPASQEASAALYWRGRLAEEEKNLPLARAYYLKVSQRYCNAYYAELSRERLRDLGLSSDIADEPLLQKVPPVQLPGHFSLTAPADNLRVQKSLLLGNCGMVDFAIRELQAGIDPGDNWATAQMIKLYTDDGHYDRALQTLKHAVPGYYSFQLADLPRPFWEGLFPRPYWENLKRYSADNQLDPFLVASLIRQESEFNPLALSRANAMGLMQILPGVGQQLAKSEKIKGFNSSMLFDPNTNIQLGTRYFKDLLKRYDGHVEYALAAYNAGPDRVEDWRKSNYRDIHEFVESIPFTETREYVEAIVRNQAVYQRLYQNP; encoded by the coding sequence ATGGTTCTACGTAAGTTGTTGGCCCTCGTTCTCGCCGTCGCACTCATCGCCACCGGCTCTCCTGCCTTTGCTGCCGGCAAAAGAAAGTCCACACGGAATAGAAGCGCGGCAATTGCTGCTCGAGTGCAGCGCATGTCGCGGGCCTTTGTTGCTTCGGCAGATTTGCGTCCGATGGCCGAGCAGCTTTTGGAAAACCGTACTCCCGCGGCTTATGCCGGAGTACAAAAGTTTGCCGAAGCCCACAATAACGAAGATGCAGGCGCGCTGGCCTGGCTGGTCATCGGCTACGCCCACCTGCTGGATAACCAATACGCCAATGCTACTCCTGCCTTGAAGAAGGCGCAGCCCCATGCCGGAGAGCTGCGCGACTACGTGGATTACTTCCTGGCAATGTCTCAAGGGATGGGTGGAGACTCTCAGGATGTGCTGGTTACACTGCATCAATTTGAAACTAATTATCCCGGTTCGCTATTTATCCGGGATGCTGCTGTGCTCGAAGGCAATGCTCTGGTGGCCACCGGCCAACCGAAGGCGGCGATTGATTTGCTGGAAGCCCACCGCTCGCCCATACGTGCCGATATCGAACTGGCGCTGGGTCGTGCTCAAATGCACGCCGAAGATTATGCCCAGGCTACAGAGAGCTTTCGTCATGTTTATTATCAGATGCCCATTGCGCCTGAGGCCACGGATGCTTATACCGAACTGCAAAGACTGGGGCCGCGTCGGCTGCCGCCGCCCAGCTTCGCCGACCGCAAGAAGAGGGCTGAGCTACTGGCCGAGAATCGGCGTGCGGCCGAGGCTGCTGCTGAGTACAAAGATCTGATCGAAAATGCACCCGCCGCTGAGGTGTATGCGCTCAAAGTTGCTTTGGGCGGGGCGCTATGGAAGGCCGGACGCAGCGGGGAAGCGCGCGATCTTCTACAAAAGCTGCCCGACACCGATGACGAACGCAATGCCCAGCGACTCTACTATCTCGTGGAGATTTCCCGGTCTGACAGCAAGCGCCTGGGTGATCTTATTACGCACCTTCGTGAGAGTGCTCCACAGAGTCCGTGGTTGCAAGAAGCCCTGCTGGCTGTGGCCAACCAGTATCTGCTGCAGAAAGACTATGCCAGCTCAGCGCGTTTCTTTGAGGAGCTGGCTTCACGTTTTCCTGCCGGAAAGTACGCCTCTTTTGCCAACTGGAAGGCAGCCTGGCTGCAACTGCGGCAGGGAGATGTGGAAAGCGCCAAGCTCGCCTTTGAACGGCACATTGCGCTGTATCCCGCCTCGCAGGAGGCCAGTGCCGCGCTTTACTGGCGCGGGCGGCTGGCGGAAGAGGAAAAAAATCTTCCTCTCGCGCGCGCGTACTACTTGAAGGTCTCGCAGCGTTACTGCAATGCTTATTACGCCGAACTCTCACGCGAGCGGCTGCGCGATCTTGGGCTCTCCAGTGATATTGCCGACGAACCGCTGCTGCAAAAGGTTCCCCCGGTGCAACTCCCCGGGCATTTTTCCCTGACCGCTCCGGCTGACAACCTGCGTGTGCAAAAGAGCCTGCTGCTGGGGAATTGCGGCATGGTGGATTTTGCCATCCGCGAGCTGCAGGCTGGGATAGATCCAGGTGACAACTGGGCCACAGCCCAGATGATCAAACTTTATACCGACGACGGACACTATGATCGCGCCTTGCAGACTTTGAAGCACGCCGTTCCCGGATACTACTCGTTTCAGCTTGCCGACCTGCCCCGCCCTTTCTGGGAAGGACTGTTCCCGCGCCCATATTGGGAAAATTTAAAGCGCTACTCGGCCGACAATCAGCTCGATCCTTTTCTGGTGGCTTCTCTCATTCGCCAGGAGTCGGAGTTCAATCCTTTGGCCCTCTCTCGTGCCAATGCCATGGGATTGATGCAGATTCTGCCGGGCGTGGGGCAACAGCTCGCGAAATCAGAAAAGATTAAAGGATTCAACAGCTCTATGTTGTTCGATCCGAACACCAATATCCAGCTTGGGACGCGCTACTTCAAGGACTTGCTCAAGAGGTACGACGGCCACGTTGAATACGCGCTGGCCGCCTACAATGCCGGCCCGGATCGCGTGGAGGATTGGCGCAAGAGCAACTACCGCGATATCCATGAATTTGTGGAATCCATTCCTTTTACCGAGACCCGCGAATACGTGGAAGCTATCGTGCGCAACCAAGCCGTGTATCAGCGCCTTTATCAGAACCCGTAG
- a CDS encoding DUF420 domain-containing protein has translation MTYEIFPVVNATLNGLSGALLLVGHSLIQRGKIAAHRACMIAAFFSSTIFLSCYLYYHAHAGVIRFRGTGWIRLVYFTILTSHTILAVSLLVLVPWTLVLGLRKSFSRHKAIARWTYPIWLYVSVTGVVIYFMVYRWFA, from the coding sequence ATGACCTACGAAATCTTTCCTGTCGTGAATGCGACGTTGAACGGCCTTAGCGGCGCTCTGCTCCTGGTGGGGCATTCGTTGATTCAGCGCGGCAAAATAGCGGCACACCGCGCCTGCATGATCGCTGCATTTTTTTCTTCTACGATATTTTTGAGTTGTTACCTCTATTACCATGCCCACGCCGGGGTTATTCGCTTTCGTGGCACTGGCTGGATACGCCTGGTCTATTTCACCATTCTTACCTCACACACAATCCTGGCAGTCTCACTGCTCGTCCTGGTTCCCTGGACTCTGGTGCTTGGCTTGCGCAAGTCATTTTCACGGCACAAGGCTATCGCCCGCTGGACGTATCCCATCTGGCTTTATGTTTCTGTGACCGGGGTGGTGATTTATTTCATGGTTTACCGTTGGTTCGCTTAA
- the cyoE gene encoding heme o synthase, translated as MSATSQPIATQEAATQAIAGKSSLLSNYAELMKLRVTSLVVATAWCGYFMGAMKSGASSFSWTLLHTLLGIGIVAGGAATLNQVMERETDARMRRTERRPLPSGRMETLHAELFGFALLAGGSIYLGLTTNILTGYLAFATAAAYLLFYTPLKQITSICTFIGAFPGAMPPLLGWTAARGALEWEGLALFAIVLLWQFPHFLAIAWMYAEDYESGGIRMLPVVQKDGRSTTREILLYSVSLIPVSIAPVILGMTGSIYFAGAIVLSIAFFWVGLRLWRLKLPPSAPESKKPARQLLQASVIYLPLLFALMMITAALHS; from the coding sequence ATGAGCGCAACAAGTCAGCCTATTGCCACGCAGGAAGCCGCCACGCAGGCAATTGCCGGCAAGAGTTCCCTGCTCTCAAATTACGCCGAGCTTATGAAGCTGCGTGTCACCAGTTTGGTGGTGGCAACCGCGTGGTGCGGATACTTCATGGGAGCGATGAAATCGGGGGCCTCATCATTCTCCTGGACTCTGCTGCACACGCTGCTGGGCATCGGGATTGTTGCCGGCGGTGCAGCCACGTTGAATCAGGTGATGGAGCGAGAGACCGACGCACGTATGCGGCGTACTGAGCGGCGTCCCCTGCCTTCAGGCCGCATGGAAACTTTGCATGCTGAACTGTTCGGATTCGCGCTGCTGGCCGGGGGCTCAATCTATCTTGGGCTCACTACCAACATACTGACGGGATATCTGGCTTTCGCTACCGCTGCCGCTTATTTGCTCTTTTACACTCCGCTCAAACAGATCACCAGCATATGTACATTTATCGGCGCATTTCCCGGAGCCATGCCGCCGTTGCTGGGATGGACCGCCGCACGCGGCGCGCTGGAATGGGAAGGGCTGGCGCTCTTCGCCATTGTGCTGCTGTGGCAGTTCCCGCACTTCCTGGCCATTGCCTGGATGTACGCGGAAGACTACGAAAGCGGCGGCATCCGTATGCTGCCGGTTGTACAAAAAGACGGGCGCTCGACGACCCGCGAAATCCTGCTGTATTCCGTTTCTCTGATCCCGGTGAGCATTGCGCCTGTGATTCTGGGCATGACGGGAAGCATTTATTTTGCAGGTGCCATCGTGCTCTCTATCGCTTTTTTCTGGGTTGGCCTGCGGCTGTGGCGTTTAAAGCTACCTCCTTCAGCCCCTGAATCAAAGAAGCCGGCGCGACAACTGTTGCAGGCATCGGTGATTTACCTGCCGCTGTTGTTTGCCCTGATGATGATTACCGCCGCTCTCCACTCCTAG
- a CDS encoding COX15/CtaA family protein, giving the protein MVTSNQAGLAVPDWPTSFGHLFKIPPMVGGIKYEHSHRMLAEFVGLLTIFAAVLVQFIEKRSWMRKLGWTALVLVIVQGILGGITVKMFLPWYVSTAHAAVAQTFFCLVVLMALFTSRSWIEDTTAPTIDPGRISLSTLTLLSLLALYLQLFFGGAFRHSGMSILPHILNAVVVTGILIWTSVRGMIEGRTIAQLKTPARLVHGLLMLQIALGLAAYYTRIKDADAPQPLPGMIATTVAHVGVGALLLASTFVLTARTRRYFPASATEATISHKEAAA; this is encoded by the coding sequence TTGGTCACCAGCAACCAGGCAGGGCTCGCTGTTCCGGATTGGCCAACTTCTTTTGGACACCTCTTCAAAATTCCGCCCATGGTGGGAGGCATCAAGTATGAACACAGCCACCGCATGCTGGCTGAATTCGTTGGGCTGCTGACCATCTTTGCAGCCGTACTCGTTCAATTCATCGAAAAGCGCTCCTGGATGCGTAAGCTGGGCTGGACGGCGCTGGTGCTGGTGATTGTGCAAGGCATTCTGGGTGGAATTACAGTCAAGATGTTTCTGCCCTGGTATGTTTCCACCGCTCACGCGGCCGTCGCGCAAACATTTTTCTGCCTGGTGGTGCTGATGGCATTGTTCACCAGCCGGAGTTGGATTGAAGACACAACTGCACCCACAATCGATCCTGGCCGCATCAGCCTTTCAACTCTGACCTTGCTGTCGCTGCTTGCACTCTATCTGCAACTGTTTTTTGGCGGAGCTTTTCGCCACTCAGGGATGTCCATCTTGCCGCATATCTTGAATGCGGTTGTTGTAACCGGAATCCTGATCTGGACCTCGGTACGCGGCATGATCGAAGGTCGAACCATCGCGCAACTCAAAACTCCGGCTCGCCTGGTGCATGGCCTGCTTATGCTGCAAATCGCCCTGGGCTTGGCGGCATACTACACACGAATCAAAGATGCAGATGCCCCCCAACCCCTGCCCGGTATGATCGCAACGACGGTGGCACATGTGGGAGTGGGCGCGTTGCTGTTGGCCTCAACTTTTGTTTTGACAGCTCGCACGCGCAGGTACTTCCCCGCGTCGGCAACGGAAGCCACGATTTCCCACAAAGAGGCCGCGGCATGA
- a CDS encoding carboxypeptidase regulatory-like domain-containing protein produces the protein MNSQRFQKLLFICLLSLLFIFFAGCNQNSAPPNDQSRSAPAQASTGTPIDASTTGSISGTITFTGTPPPRATIDMGMDAGCALAAKGPNLAEAVIVNKDKLENVFVYVKEGLEGYAVPKPTQPAILDQVGCRYTPHVLGLVAGQTLKILNSDNTMHNVHPVPQNNPQWNESQMPKSEPKERTFANPELLLPITCNQHPWMKMYVNVVSNPFFAVSDGNGNFSIQGLPPGTYTIAAVHEKLGTQEMKVTVAAKQNQAANFAFKQ, from the coding sequence ATGAATAGTCAACGTTTTCAAAAATTACTTTTTATCTGTCTTCTTTCTCTTTTGTTCATTTTTTTCGCGGGATGCAATCAAAACTCTGCTCCTCCCAATGACCAGAGCCGTTCCGCGCCCGCTCAAGCGTCGACAGGCACGCCAATAGATGCGTCGACAACAGGGAGTATTTCAGGAACCATAACTTTCACCGGCACTCCGCCGCCGCGCGCCACCATTGATATGGGCATGGACGCAGGCTGCGCGCTGGCCGCCAAAGGTCCCAATCTGGCCGAGGCCGTAATCGTCAATAAGGACAAGCTGGAAAACGTATTCGTCTATGTGAAAGAGGGGCTTGAAGGTTATGCCGTTCCCAAGCCCACGCAACCGGCAATCCTCGATCAGGTAGGATGCCGCTATACTCCGCACGTGCTCGGCCTGGTCGCGGGACAAACTTTGAAAATTCTCAACAGCGACAACACCATGCACAACGTGCATCCAGTTCCACAAAATAATCCGCAGTGGAATGAGAGCCAGATGCCCAAGAGCGAGCCCAAGGAGCGGACATTCGCAAACCCAGAACTGCTGCTGCCCATCACCTGCAACCAGCATCCGTGGATGAAGATGTATGTGAACGTGGTCAGCAACCCGTTTTTTGCGGTCAGCGACGGCAACGGCAACTTCAGCATTCAAGGGCTGCCTCCGGGCACATACACAATTGCTGCCGTGCACGAAAAGCTGGGAACCCAGGAGATGAAGGTCACGGTCGCGGCCAAACAAAACCAAGCTGCCAACTTTGCATTTAAGCAATAA
- a CDS encoding isocitrate dehydrogenase (NAD(+)): MHTITLIPGDGIGPEVTNAVVRILEATGVKFQWESYAAGAGAYEKYKEYLPQELLASIERNRVGLKGPVTTPVGEGFPSINVALRKKFELFCNFRPIRNLPGVPTRYPGVDLIIVRENTEGLYSGIEHEVVPGVVESLKIITEKASTRIARFAFDYARREKRKKIFAIHKANIMKLSDGLFLRCARNVAKEYPEITYGEHIVDNTCMQLVMNPYQYDVLLLENLYGDIVSDLCAAFVGGLGLVPGANLGHECAIFEAVHGSALDIAGKNIANPTALLQSAVLMLRHIRETDAAEKVQAALEHVYQNKEKLTRDMGGTASTSEFADAVIAAMS; encoded by the coding sequence ATGCATACAATTACTCTCATTCCCGGCGACGGAATCGGTCCCGAGGTAACCAACGCGGTGGTCCGCATTCTGGAGGCCACGGGCGTTAAATTCCAGTGGGAAAGCTATGCCGCTGGCGCCGGTGCCTACGAGAAATACAAGGAATACCTTCCCCAGGAATTGCTGGCTTCCATCGAACGCAATCGCGTGGGACTCAAAGGGCCGGTAACAACACCCGTGGGCGAAGGATTCCCAAGCATCAACGTCGCGTTACGCAAGAAGTTTGAGCTGTTCTGTAACTTCCGGCCAATCCGCAATCTGCCTGGCGTGCCAACGCGCTACCCGGGGGTGGATTTGATTATTGTCCGCGAGAATACCGAAGGTCTGTACTCGGGAATTGAACACGAGGTCGTGCCCGGCGTGGTGGAATCACTCAAGATCATTACGGAAAAGGCTTCAACGCGCATTGCGCGGTTTGCCTTTGACTACGCCCGCCGCGAAAAGCGTAAGAAAATCTTTGCCATTCACAAAGCCAACATCATGAAGCTGAGCGACGGTCTTTTTCTGCGCTGCGCCCGTAACGTAGCCAAAGAATATCCGGAGATTACATACGGCGAGCACATTGTGGATAACACCTGCATGCAACTGGTGATGAATCCTTACCAGTATGACGTGCTGCTGCTGGAAAATCTTTATGGAGACATCGTCTCTGACCTGTGCGCCGCTTTTGTCGGCGGACTGGGGCTGGTTCCGGGGGCCAACTTAGGACATGAGTGCGCCATCTTCGAAGCCGTGCATGGTTCAGCGCTAGACATCGCCGGCAAGAACATTGCTAACCCCACTGCGCTGCTGCAATCAGCCGTTCTGATGCTTCGCCATATTCGAGAGACCGACGCCGCCGAAAAGGTCCAGGCCGCGCTGGAGCATGTGTACCAGAACAAAGAGAAGCTCACCCGCGATATGGGCGGAACCGCCTCGACCAGTGAGTTTGCCGACGCGGTGATTGCAGCGATGTCTTAA
- the nrdR gene encoding transcriptional regulator NrdR, whose protein sequence is MKCPFCGFINDKVVDSRESKEGESIRRRRECLKCEKRFTTYERIDEIPYMVIKKDGRREKFDRQKVLNGLLRACEKRPISMGKLEQIVNEAEAFVIDSQERERKTSEVGELIMNRLKKHDKVAYVRFASVYSDFKDVKEFMDELKDLLKTKETSVPAPLPVKTKPGAKA, encoded by the coding sequence ATGAAATGCCCATTCTGTGGATTTATAAATGACAAGGTTGTGGACTCGCGCGAGAGCAAGGAAGGCGAGTCTATCCGCCGCCGCCGCGAGTGCCTCAAGTGTGAGAAGCGCTTCACCACTTACGAGCGCATTGATGAAATCCCCTACATGGTGATCAAGAAAGATGGACGCCGTGAAAAGTTCGACCGGCAGAAAGTTTTGAACGGCCTTCTGCGCGCCTGCGAGAAGCGCCCTATTTCCATGGGCAAGCTGGAGCAGATTGTGAACGAGGCTGAGGCTTTTGTGATTGACTCCCAGGAGCGCGAACGCAAAACCAGCGAGGTGGGCGAGCTGATCATGAATCGCCTGAAGAAACACGACAAGGTGGCCTATGTGCGCTTTGCTTCTGTGTATTCAGACTTTAAAGATGTAAAAGAATTCATGGACGAACTCAAAGATCTGCTCAAAACCAAGGAAACCTCCGTCCCCGCCCCCTTACCGGTCAAGACAAAACCGGGGGCAAAGGCATAA
- a CDS encoding lysylphosphatidylglycerol synthase transmembrane domain-containing protein produces MKKKQALFLVVVAAVLAFLVYLQVQHWRKFDWGKFVAQTNQVRWGMVVAGIAMIYLADALRAWRWAIFLRPVCKVEAHTLIGTQFIGFTGLALLGRLGELIRPYLVARKLKLSFSSQMAVWSVERIFDMGAVAVLTSFALFSSRSVKHLEHYQQLPKIGIALVVFVLGGILVAYLVRRFNALIAQWIKSAFHRFPSLGERLASRVVAFGEGLHTLHDAPSFFASAALSLTIWILVSFSYLLITHAYPAPLNALTWTHAVILMGFSIAGGVLQLPMVGGGSQFMTIAALTYFFQIPAEMAVNCGILLWLSTFMSVIPMGLIYAHLEKVSFSQLTKESQQTEESLVH; encoded by the coding sequence ATGAAGAAAAAACAGGCTCTATTCCTGGTCGTGGTCGCTGCCGTCCTGGCGTTCCTGGTCTATTTACAGGTACAACATTGGCGAAAGTTTGACTGGGGCAAATTCGTTGCGCAGACAAACCAGGTCCGGTGGGGCATGGTGGTGGCCGGCATCGCAATGATCTACCTGGCCGATGCGCTGCGCGCCTGGCGCTGGGCGATTTTTCTGCGGCCGGTGTGCAAGGTCGAGGCCCATACCCTGATTGGCACCCAGTTCATCGGATTCACCGGACTGGCACTGCTGGGACGCCTGGGAGAGTTAATACGTCCTTACCTGGTCGCCCGCAAATTGAAGCTGAGCTTCTCTTCCCAGATGGCGGTTTGGAGCGTGGAGCGCATCTTCGACATGGGAGCTGTAGCCGTGCTGACGTCGTTTGCGTTGTTTTCTTCCCGGTCGGTCAAGCATCTTGAACACTACCAGCAATTGCCGAAAATTGGGATTGCGCTGGTCGTGTTCGTGCTGGGCGGCATCTTGGTTGCGTACCTGGTACGCCGCTTCAACGCGCTCATTGCTCAATGGATAAAAAGCGCCTTCCATCGCTTCCCTTCTCTCGGAGAGCGGCTGGCAAGCAGAGTTGTGGCCTTCGGGGAAGGACTGCACACCCTTCATGACGCACCCTCCTTCTTTGCGAGCGCGGCTCTCTCTTTGACCATCTGGATCCTGGTTTCGTTTTCGTATCTGCTGATTACGCACGCTTATCCTGCACCACTCAACGCCCTGACCTGGACGCACGCGGTCATACTCATGGGCTTCAGCATAGCCGGGGGCGTACTGCAATTGCCGATGGTCGGCGGCGGCTCGCAGTTCATGACTATTGCTGCATTGACGTATTTTTTTCAGATCCCCGCTGAAATGGCTGTAAACTGCGGCATCCTACTTTGGCTGTCAACATTCATGTCGGTTATTCCAATGGGATTGATTTACGCTCATCTCGAGAAAGTTTCCTTCAGCCAGCTCACGAAGGAAAGCCAGCAGACAGAGGAGAGCCTGGTGCACTGA
- a CDS encoding lytic transglycosylase domain-containing protein, giving the protein MKLQRKFVASVFVLLALPAFAADLAVLQNGFSIRHERRETVGTMTRLYLDASPQSGYIDIPSEQIASIEHDDSAPPQAAEQQPAPAQGIATQGTSIQDFANAAGVKHGVDPDLIQSVIRAESGFNPKAVSRKGAQGLMQLMPATASKLGVANSMDPAANVDGGTQYLHEMLARFNNDLVKALAAYNAGPERVERYKGVPPYHETYAYVSRIISDFNRKKLAQFAAARPATRRTAKEKTSHPAATADHSTTAEAQAAPD; this is encoded by the coding sequence TTGAAGCTGCAGAGAAAATTCGTTGCGAGTGTTTTCGTGCTTCTGGCCTTGCCGGCGTTTGCTGCCGACCTCGCCGTTTTGCAGAATGGCTTTTCCATTCGGCACGAACGCCGTGAAACCGTGGGTACTATGACCCGTCTCTACCTCGATGCCAGCCCACAATCGGGTTACATTGATATACCCAGCGAACAGATTGCTTCCATTGAACACGATGACTCAGCGCCGCCGCAGGCTGCCGAGCAGCAGCCGGCACCCGCACAAGGCATAGCGACTCAGGGCACGAGCATCCAGGACTTCGCGAATGCAGCCGGCGTGAAACACGGGGTTGATCCGGATTTGATCCAGAGTGTGATCCGCGCCGAGAGTGGCTTCAATCCCAAAGCGGTCTCGCGCAAGGGGGCTCAGGGTTTAATGCAGCTTATGCCGGCAACTGCCTCCAAGCTGGGAGTTGCCAACTCTATGGATCCAGCCGCCAACGTGGATGGTGGCACGCAGTACCTTCATGAAATGCTGGCACGATTTAACAACGATCTGGTTAAGGCGTTGGCCGCCTATAATGCCGGTCCCGAGCGTGTGGAAAGATATAAAGGCGTGCCCCCTTACCATGAGACCTATGCGTATGTTTCGCGCATAATATCGGACTTCAATCGCAAGAAACTGGCCCAGTTTGCAGCCGCGCGTCCTGCTACGCGCCGCACTGCAAAAGAGAAGACCAGTCATCCTGCCGCTACCGCAGATCACTCCACGACTGCGGAGGCACAGGCCGCTCCAGATTAG
- a CDS encoding Cof-type HAD-IIB family hydrolase, translating to MNPHIRLLAIDIDGTLLDSKHQMPPANLQALRHAHESGVEVVLVTGRRHRYAMSVAALLGFEHWVISSNGAVTRSTQGELFHRDLLPAASARALIAHMNSFRGQLVLTFDVDAKGAIVVEALQEMTRSIRLWLEKNMEYIQIVQPIEDALVTDPVQAMFCGPIVLMRQAEAMLADPAIQAQTTVLKTQYDARDLCILDVLNRDCSKGHALKRWTASKGLAPEQVMAIGDNYNDVEMLEFAGHAVIMENACSELKQNGWQVTLSNDQCGVAAVVETILN from the coding sequence GTGAACCCACACATCAGGCTGCTTGCCATTGATATTGATGGCACACTTCTCGATTCCAAGCACCAAATGCCACCCGCTAATCTACAGGCCTTACGGCACGCGCATGAGTCGGGGGTTGAGGTTGTGCTGGTTACCGGACGCCGGCATCGCTATGCGATGTCCGTGGCAGCGCTGCTGGGATTCGAGCACTGGGTCATCAGCTCCAATGGTGCGGTAACGCGTTCCACCCAGGGTGAGCTTTTTCATCGCGACTTGCTGCCCGCCGCCTCGGCGCGTGCTCTGATCGCGCACATGAATTCATTTCGCGGGCAACTGGTGTTGACATTTGACGTCGACGCCAAGGGGGCAATCGTGGTGGAAGCGCTGCAAGAGATGACGCGCAGCATCCGTCTCTGGCTGGAGAAAAACATGGAATACATTCAAATCGTCCAGCCGATTGAGGACGCCCTGGTCACAGACCCGGTGCAAGCCATGTTCTGTGGACCAATCGTGCTGATGCGCCAGGCAGAGGCCATGCTTGCCGATCCTGCCATACAGGCGCAAACCACGGTTTTGAAGACGCAATACGATGCCCGCGACCTGTGCATTCTCGATGTCCTCAACCGCGACTGCTCCAAAGGACATGCCCTGAAGCGCTGGACGGCATCCAAAGGATTGGCCCCCGAACAGGTCATGGCCATTGGTGATAACTATAATGATGTGGAAATGCTTGAATTCGCCGGACATGCCGTTATCATGGAGAATGCGTGCTCGGAGCTGAAGCAGAACGGGTGGCAGGTTACACTATCCAATGACCAATGCGGCGTGGCCGCCGTGGTTGAGACCATATTGAATTGA
- a CDS encoding tetratricopeptide repeat protein: MSFLPLTLILQALAILHFIKRRPDFYWLFIIIFLGPLGAVVYLAVEALPDLQLNHSFQWVQRRKRQKQLETAVLDNPSAGNYEELGEIYSEQKDYARARECFDKAITPRSNMPSPFYGRAQCELQLGDYPAAVADLERVLAFDRKYDYSRAPGLLAHAYAQLGEREKAERLFNEVIEGSTLSETQYNYATFLKQQGKTGEAREMVRKILNKKATLPGYLKRRERPWFRRAEALLKQLPAS, from the coding sequence ATGTCCTTCTTACCGCTTACTCTGATCCTGCAGGCTTTGGCCATCCTTCACTTCATCAAGCGAAGGCCCGATTTCTATTGGCTTTTCATCATCATCTTCCTGGGGCCCCTGGGTGCGGTGGTGTACCTGGCAGTTGAAGCCTTGCCCGATCTGCAACTCAACCATTCCTTCCAGTGGGTGCAGCGGCGCAAACGGCAGAAGCAGTTGGAAACCGCGGTTCTGGATAACCCTTCTGCCGGCAACTATGAGGAATTGGGCGAAATCTACAGCGAGCAGAAAGACTACGCTCGCGCCCGCGAGTGCTTTGATAAAGCCATCACCCCGCGCAGCAATATGCCCAGTCCGTTTTATGGGCGGGCGCAATGCGAATTGCAGTTGGGGGATTACCCTGCAGCCGTGGCGGATCTGGAGCGTGTACTCGCCTTCGACCGCAAATACGACTATTCCCGCGCACCCGGCCTGCTGGCCCACGCCTACGCGCAACTGGGAGAGAGGGAAAAAGCCGAACGCCTGTTTAATGAAGTGATCGAAGGCTCAACTCTCTCCGAGACGCAATACAACTATGCAACATTCCTGAAACAGCAAGGCAAGACCGGGGAAGCCAGAGAGATGGTCCGCAAAATCCTGAATAAGAAAGCCACGTTGCCCGGCTATTTGAAGCGCCGTGAGCGTCCCTGGTTTCGCCGCGCCGAAGCCTTACTCAAGCAGCTTCCGGCCTCTTGA